A stretch of Aedes aegypti strain LVP_AGWG chromosome 2, AaegL5.0 Primary Assembly, whole genome shotgun sequence DNA encodes these proteins:
- the LOC5573385 gene encoding uncharacterized protein LOC5573385 produces the protein MQTLLLPLFGLMALGSASLSYPVFGTKRYTRANLLPANDYGSSLTMPVYSPVPQYYDSQPQYMPMPSYSMGPAASDYYDDSSYYNSNYYYVPPVQRRHQRFDRYPSYGLPTFQGEYKPTPYYYAHAPSYSYSDDHESNNPLDDLHEEMLQEDERERARDFMPIGQEQWYESPSRHPADNAFLRNLIMYNNQMNSLRNKQFESNEDYEEYEDTEPEYYDTPYVDNRNTYSGYVNPYTGGSPSTSTNSNSRNTLNKITSLRNSMAKNAVEDDEEVQELKSLIHQQKNSRLLQQQQQLLQQQQPQSSEQQTPSPLQDIKQHQQRSLGNDYQQYTSSDSWQRDSPAYSTYDYDNENEYDDSWSHWDRKRNVQPKKLILPVATTSTTTHAPLTTPTSTTEKPKVEIVQGRNGQKEVVLPRPAAPVRNPFANMAAGLQQKQTAFRALANNGVPVQQGKPSTSSSSQVAPASSSNKSVYDTIKKIINMQQNLQDADLSHQLDSQRHKGTRVHKRFVSTAESLVQQLDGLKRTA, from the exons ATGCAAACCCTTCTGTTGCCACTGTTTGGCCTGATGGCCCTCGGCAGTGCGTCGCTCAGCTATCCGGTGTTCGGCACAAAGCGGTACACTCGGGCAAATCTGCTTCCAGCAAACGACTACGGAAGCTCTCTAACGATGCCCGTCTATTCACCGGTGCCACAGTACTACGACAGCCAACCGCAGTACATGCCGATGCCATCTTATTCGATGGGTCCCGCCGCGTCTGATTACTACGACGACAGTAGTTATTATAATAGCAATTACTATTATGTCCCACCGGTGCAACGGCGGCATCAACGGTTCGACCGATATCCATCGTACGGCCTTCCGACATTCCAGGGCGAGTACAAACCTACCCCGTACTACTATGCACACGCTCCCAGCTATAGCTACTCGGATGACCATGAATCCAACAATCCCCTGGATGACCTTCACGAGGAAATGCTCCAGGAAGACGAACGCGAACGTGCGCGGGATTTCATGCCCATAGGCCAAGAGCAGTGGTACGAAAGCCCCTCCCGGCATCCCGCTGACAATGCGTTCCTCCGTAATCTCATTATGTACAACAATCAAATGAACTCGCTTCGCAACAAGCAGTTCGAGTCGAACGAAGATTACGAAGAGTACGAAGACACTGAGCCGGAATACTACGATACCCCATACGTAGACAATCGGAACACCTACAGCGGCTACGTAAACCCGTACACCGGAGGCAGTCCCAGTACAAGCACCAACAGCAACAGCCGAAACACTCTAAACAAAATCACAAGCTTACGAAACAGCATGGCCAAGAATGCCGTCGAAGACGACGAAGAAGTCCAAGAACTGAAGTCTCTCATCCATCAACAGAAGAACAGCCGACTCctccaacagcagcagcaacttcTCCAGCAACAGCAACCTCAATCTTCCGAACAGCAAACCCCCTCTCCACTTCAAGACATCAAGCAGCACCAGCAACGCTCCCTCGGCAACGACTACCAGCAGTACACCAGCAGCGACAGTTGGCAACGGGACAGTCCCGCCTACAGCACCTACGACTACGACAACGAAAACGAGTACGACGACAGCTGGAGCCACTGGGACCGCAAGCGCAACGTCCAGCCCAAGAAGCTGATCCTGCCGGTCGCAACGACCAGCACCACGACGCACGCTCCCCTAACCACCCCAACCAGCACCACCGAAAAACCCAAGGTTGAAATCGTCCAGGGACGTAACGGACAGAAGGAGGTGGTGCTGCCACGGCCGGCCGCTCCGGTGCGCAATCCGTTTGCCAATATGGCCGCGGGGCTACAGCAGAAGCAGACCGCGTTCCGGGCGCTAGCGAATAATGGGGTGCCGGTGCAGCAGGGTAAGCCGTCGACGTCATCGTCGTCGCAGGTGGCGCCAGCATCCTCTTCCAACAAAAGTGTGTACGATACGATCAAGAAGATCATCAACATGCAGCAGAATCTGCAG GACGCCGACCTAAGCCACCAACTGGACAGCCAACGGCACAAGGGAACCCGCGTCCACAAGCGGTTCGTTTCGACGGCGGAATCTCTGGTGCAGCAACTGGACGGCCTTAAACGGACAGCGTAA